CTATTTCCCTTACTTCCCCACTAATAGGTGCCAATGAAAGTGTTTCACCAGCAGACTTATTCGTTTTTATAAATGCTGATTTACTGGTCAATGTATTTTTCATATTTTTCAAATATTCTTTGAGATAATCTTCATCTTCAATCTTGCAAAAATACAACGCCTTTGTTGTATAAATAAAATACTTATCACCTACATAAATTTCTCTGTTCTTATTTAAGATGGAGGCAAACCTAGTATCTGATATTAATTCATCATTAAGATCAATCTCTTCCGAAACATCCTTTAAGCTGTAGAGGTAATCTTTCTTGGCAATTTTCGATTTTTTTTGTTTTAAAAAATCATCTATTAGTACATCATCATTCTCATCAAAAACGGGTCTAAGAGAACTAAAGCCTTTATCACTTAAATTTTTGATTTCATTTTTAAATTCTTCTTCTGTTTTCTGCTTTACAAATGTAGCTAGAGACTCATTATTCTCAAATTTTAGTTTATCGTCCACAACTTGGACATTGATTAAATTATTTTCGAAACTTGAATCATCCAGATTTGTTTCTGGTTCTTTTTCACAATTCCAATAGGTTAATGCCATGAAGAGCATTAAAACCCCGATTTTCGTTAGGCGCTTCAATTTTTGTTTTTTCATGTGTAGTTAATTAAATTATAAAAGTAATTAGGATCTAAATATAAAACACATGTAGGAAACCACATCGATAAAGAGTGATTAAATTAAACACTTTATCGAATTTTTTTTTTTTTGCTGTGGGAAACCCGTAGTTTTTAAAAATTATGAGTAGACCAGAAATGATATAGATAGTTTTTTAATCATCTATATAAAGCTTTTCTTATAAATAGTTTGATTTATCAATAAGTCTTAATAATTTACGACAATGGATTTTAAAAAATATTAGATGGAAGTAGTATGTCTACAAGAAGAAGCGTTTTATAAACTTTTTGATAAGGTGGTTGAGCATGTAGAACAAAACCGTAAAGATCAACCAAGAAAATGGATTGATGGAGATGAGGCTATGTCCATTCTTAATATTACTTCTAAAACAACGTTGCAGAAATTAAGAGATGAAGGGAAAATCCGTTTTTCTAAACCACAGCCTCGTATCATTGTTTATGACCGTAACTCTATCAATGAATATCTAGAAAGTAAGGCTCATGAAACTTTTTAAACTATGGAAGAACAAACAACAGTTGATAAAGATTATTTAGAGGTCTTTAACCAAGGCTATGAAGTAGCTAAAGAATTGGGGCTAAAGCCAGATGGTGTCAACGACCTCTTTTTTATTCCTAAGTTAAGATTTTATATTAAAAAAACACTGATAGTTGTATCTGTATAAAAACCTTTATGTATTTTTTATACTAAATGTTATTTCGCTTATATTTTGTTTATGCTTTAGAAAGACTTTAATCTCAAAACCTTCTTTCTTCCATATAATATACAACGGTTTTTCTTCGAAACTGCCTTCTTTTAAATTGAGCGTGCTTTTTCTTAAGCGTTCAACAATTTTCCCATTATCATCCTTTATAACACTTTCACTTTCAACTTTTCTATTTTCGATTATTTGTATGTTATCTGGCTTCCCATACTTTTCAATAAACACATCATAAAATTGGCGATCGATCACTTTTTGAAAATGAACTGTAATTGATTGTACAGTATCTTTTTCATTAGTCATTATTGTTAGCATGTTATAGCGCGTACCACAGAACTCCTTTTTGATAAGCTCATCAGCTATATAATAATAACTCTTTCCAAAAAGCTTATTTTCAAAGTCAGTTCCAATAACTTCTTCTGCGATAGAAATATGTTTTCCTAATACTTTTTCAAATTCAATATAGTCCACAAAATAACTGTTCTGGTTTATAATTAAAATCAATAACAAGCTAATAAAACTTTTCATCATTCACAATCAAAAGGGTTACTTATACCTAAAACACTAGTAATGTATGGGGCAGGGCTGGGTATGTTAAAAGGAGAATTAACAGTATTAACACTGCCTCCCCAAGCTCCCATAAATGTCTTAATACTATCCTTAAAAAATTCACCCAATGCGTGTTCAGATACATGAGGGTTATTAGCAAAATACAAATCTGTTGATTTAATTGCAGAAGTTACGGCAAGAGCAGTAAGATTAGCGGCACGACCATTAGTCATAAAAGAAGGTGCTGTAAAATATGCTATAGGAACATTAGAATCTATAATAGGTATTACAACAGATCCACTAGTTGTTATCTGTGGAAGGGAATAAAATGTATGATTAAAATTTATTACCGCACATCCTCTTTGTAATGCTCCGGGTGGTTGAGCATACTCGAAACTTCTACAATCTGCACCCAACAAAGGGTTGGCAGTAGGATTAGCTATAAAAATCTTAATAGCAAATTTTGAAAAGTCTTTATCGACATCCGTGGGATCATCTCCAAGAAGCGTATTAATTTGACTTGCTTTTGTCCTGTTTTCAGAAAGCCATATAAGTTCTATCAAAGAGAGTGAATGCCCTAATTTTTCATTAATCTGGTTGGGATCCGCTGTTGGTTGATACACTATTGAACCATCTGGGTTTCTTAGTGGAGTGGTTACTGTAGTGCCATCTGGGACGGGTGGAGTAACACCTCCTCCTGTTGGTTCAGTTGGAGGAGTAGGTGAAGTAGGGTTTGTTGGACCACTAGGTGTTGCGCCCGTTCCATCTTCACAATGTGAAAAATTATAAACTACCGTTATTTGAGTACCAGTACACACACTACTACAAGGTGGGAAGTTTCCAACACCATGCACCCCACCTGAATGTTGACAGGCATATCTTTTTCTATGGCGTCCTCCTCTATTACAAGGTCTTATTTCCTCGCTTCTGATACCTTCACATCCACCATCTCCATCAGTTATTGGGACAGAGGTAAGATCACGCCCTGTTAAATATGGACTTATAGCGTCAATATCCAAATATTCTTCATTTATTTTATGTATGGTAGATTTTTCAATGTCCTCTTCATTGCTCGTTTTATCTTCAATATAGGAAACTAGAAAATAGCTAAATTCGTCATTAAACTCTTTAATCAACAAATTTTCAAAATCAGAGGTTTCAAGAACATTTTTATTTAACTTAAAAGTCCAAGAAGTAGCATCTTCGGTTTTAATCTTAATAATTTCATCAGTTGAAATAGACAAAACATGCTTATCATTTTTTGAGGAACCTTTGCTACTAAGGTTTTTAGTATGAAAGCTGAAATGCCTTTGAACTTTGTTTAGAGGAGTAGAAAAATTTGAATCAGAAGCCAACTGCTTAAGATTTAAGCTTTCAAATTCAAACCTTGAAATATCT
The Flavivirga spongiicola genome window above contains:
- a CDS encoding helix-turn-helix domain-containing protein is translated as MEVVCLQEEAFYKLFDKVVEHVEQNRKDQPRKWIDGDEAMSILNITSKTTLQKLRDEGKIRFSKPQPRIIVYDRNSINEYLESKAHETF